A single window of Myxococcus fulvus DNA harbors:
- a CDS encoding chloride channel protein, whose protein sequence is MERPEGERVEEGQGHGPQARESLPVAPSMGPALADVRTPRALEPVDRRVVFISAIAVVVALAAGLVAQLLGALIELFTNIAFFGRFSASPVSPGDNTLGPWVIVVPVAGALIVGVMARYGSRAIRGHGIPEAMENVLYNQSRIPPRMTFLKPLSSAVAIGTGGPFGAEGPIIATGGALGSLVGQLLHVTADERKALLAAGAAAGMAATFGAPVSAVLLAVELLLFEYRPRSVIPVALATATATGVRLAFVGGAPAFAMPDLLPPSGAALAFYVVLGALVGVASTWVTRAVYAIEDAFEKLPVHWMWWPALGAVVVGVVGYFSPRTLGVGYTNIEDILSGRFVGTAMLFFCAMKFISWSVALGSGTSGGTLAPLFTLGGGLGSGLGLLAMHLAPGLGVDVRVAALVGMAAIFAGASRALLASVVFAFETTRQPMGLLPLLGGCAAAYLVSALMMRHSIMTEKLARRGGRVLTEYGVDALGQSLVRDVGLRPVVSLEAERSLEDVRAWLASGAPGTTHQGFPVVDEGGLVGVVTRRDLLDGRDATGRRVRALVKRAPAVAYADSSLREAADLMVEEGVGRLPVVHRDAPTRVVGILTRSDLLGANRRRLEDSRRMERGVGGPRRTNAQPA, encoded by the coding sequence ATGGAACGGCCTGAAGGAGAGCGCGTCGAGGAGGGCCAGGGACACGGCCCCCAGGCGCGGGAGTCCCTGCCGGTGGCCCCGTCGATGGGGCCCGCGCTGGCGGACGTGCGCACGCCGCGCGCGCTGGAGCCCGTGGACCGGCGCGTGGTGTTCATCAGCGCCATCGCCGTGGTGGTGGCGCTGGCCGCGGGCCTGGTGGCGCAGCTCTTGGGCGCGCTCATCGAGCTCTTCACGAACATCGCCTTCTTCGGCCGCTTCAGCGCCAGTCCCGTGTCCCCGGGGGATAACACCCTGGGCCCGTGGGTCATCGTGGTGCCGGTGGCGGGCGCGCTCATCGTCGGCGTCATGGCGCGCTATGGCTCGCGCGCCATCCGAGGCCACGGCATCCCCGAGGCGATGGAGAACGTGCTCTACAACCAGAGCCGCATCCCGCCGCGCATGACGTTCCTCAAGCCGCTGTCATCGGCGGTGGCCATCGGCACCGGAGGCCCCTTCGGCGCGGAGGGACCCATCATCGCCACGGGTGGCGCGCTGGGCTCGCTGGTGGGACAGCTGCTCCACGTCACCGCGGACGAGCGCAAGGCGCTGCTGGCCGCGGGCGCGGCGGCGGGCATGGCGGCCACGTTCGGCGCGCCGGTGTCCGCGGTGCTGCTCGCGGTGGAGCTGCTCCTGTTCGAGTACCGACCCCGCTCGGTCATCCCCGTGGCGCTGGCCACCGCCACCGCGACGGGCGTGCGCCTGGCCTTCGTGGGGGGCGCGCCCGCGTTCGCCATGCCGGACCTGCTGCCGCCGAGCGGCGCCGCGCTCGCCTTCTACGTCGTGCTGGGCGCGCTGGTGGGCGTGGCGTCCACGTGGGTCACCCGCGCGGTGTATGCCATTGAAGACGCCTTCGAGAAGCTGCCGGTGCACTGGATGTGGTGGCCGGCGCTGGGCGCGGTGGTGGTGGGCGTGGTGGGCTACTTCTCCCCGCGCACGCTGGGCGTGGGCTACACCAACATCGAGGACATCCTCTCCGGCCGCTTCGTGGGCACGGCGATGCTCTTCTTCTGCGCGATGAAGTTCATCTCCTGGTCGGTGGCGCTGGGCAGCGGCACCTCGGGCGGCACGCTGGCGCCGCTCTTCACGCTGGGCGGCGGCCTGGGCTCGGGACTGGGGTTGTTGGCCATGCACCTGGCGCCGGGGCTGGGCGTGGACGTGCGCGTGGCGGCGCTGGTGGGGATGGCGGCCATCTTCGCGGGGGCGTCCCGAGCGCTGTTGGCCTCGGTGGTGTTCGCCTTCGAGACGACGCGTCAGCCCATGGGGCTGTTGCCGCTCCTGGGCGGCTGCGCGGCGGCGTATCTCGTCTCCGCGTTGATGATGCGTCACTCCATCATGACGGAGAAGCTGGCCCGGCGAGGCGGACGCGTCCTCACCGAGTACGGCGTCGACGCGCTGGGGCAATCGCTGGTGCGCGACGTGGGGCTCAGGCCCGTGGTGTCGCTGGAGGCCGAGCGTTCGTTGGAGGATGTGCGCGCGTGGCTCGCCTCCGGCGCACCGGGCACCACGCACCAGGGCTTCCCGGTGGTGGATGAAGGAGGGCTCGTCGGCGTGGTCACCCGCCGAGACCTGCTGGATGGCCGCGACGCGACGGGCCGGCGTGTGCGTGCGCTGGTGAAGCGTGCTCCGGCGGTGGCGTACGCGGACAGCTCGCTGCGCGAGGCGGCGGACTTGATGGTGGAGGAGGGCGTGGGCCGACTGCCGGTGGTGCACCGCGACGCGCCCACACGCGTGGTGGGCATCCTGACGCGCAGCGACCTGCTCGGTGCCAACAGGCGGAGGCTGGAGGACTCGCGGCGGATGGAGCGGGGCGTCGGAGGCCCCCGGCGAACGAACGCTCAGCCGGCATGA
- a CDS encoding glutathione S-transferase family protein, which yields MTITITAFENSPDGGRGLARDMRVRWALEEVGQPYDVRLLSFAALKEPAHKALHPFGQIPTYEDGELVLFESGAILIHLAERHGGLLPKEGNARARAIAWMFAALNTVEPAIFDRSLVTILERDQPWFEHRLRALDELIRKRLGDLSARLGDADWLDGAFSAADILMVTVLRRLHGTGLMEAYPNLVAYVARAEARPAYQRAFAAQRAVFDAAR from the coding sequence ATGACCATCACCATCACCGCATTCGAGAACTCGCCGGACGGCGGCAGGGGCCTGGCGCGGGACATGCGGGTGCGCTGGGCGCTGGAAGAGGTGGGCCAGCCCTACGACGTCCGACTGCTGTCGTTCGCGGCGCTCAAGGAGCCCGCGCACAAGGCGCTGCATCCGTTCGGTCAGATTCCGACCTATGAGGACGGCGAGCTGGTCCTGTTCGAGTCCGGCGCCATCCTCATCCACCTGGCGGAGCGGCACGGTGGCCTGCTGCCGAAGGAGGGGAATGCCCGGGCGCGTGCGATTGCGTGGATGTTCGCGGCGCTCAACACGGTGGAGCCGGCCATCTTCGACCGCAGCCTGGTGACGATTCTCGAGCGCGACCAGCCCTGGTTCGAGCATCGCCTGCGCGCGCTGGATGAGCTCATCCGCAAGCGGCTGGGTGACCTCTCCGCGCGCCTGGGCGACGCGGACTGGCTGGACGGCGCCTTCAGCGCGGCGGACATCCTGATGGTGACCGTCCTGCGCAGGCTGCACGGGACGGGCCTCATGGAGGCGTATCCGAACCTGGTCGCCTATGTCGCGCGCGCCGAGGCGCGGCCCGCCTACCAGCGCGCCTTCGCCGCGCAGCGGGCGGTGTTCGACGCGGCCCGTTGA
- the rlmN gene encoding 23S rRNA (adenine(2503)-C(2))-methyltransferase RlmN — MHGRIAHELVHPPPGILAEVHAFLHGLGAPAYRYHQLVTAFQRGAQGFEEVRDLPGDLRRQLVSRFGPTVLPLEVESVRTGEQVEKVLFRTRSGARVETVLSRYRAGWASVCVSTQAGCGLACSFCATGALGLERNLSADEICAQVVHQRWSSGPGGAPKSVAFMGMGEALANPNVLTALSVLTSPGLGGLSPRRITVSTVGLAPALQALTEAHPQVTLTLSVHSAFPEQRAQLIPLERRYSLEENLAILDRHVVRARRKTYLAYLLIEGVNDSEDHLVALGRLVQRRTRPELFHVSVIRYNAAFGADPSFRAPVSSKVDDFVAGLHRLGVSATRRQQFGADIDAACGQLRAESMARLGRRRPTGDPLG, encoded by the coding sequence ATGCATGGCCGCATTGCGCACGAGCTCGTGCACCCACCTCCAGGCATCCTCGCCGAGGTCCACGCCTTCCTCCACGGGCTCGGTGCGCCCGCGTATCGCTACCACCAGTTGGTGACGGCCTTTCAGCGCGGCGCGCAGGGGTTCGAGGAGGTCCGAGACCTGCCGGGAGACCTCCGGCGGCAGCTCGTCTCCCGCTTCGGGCCGACGGTCCTCCCGCTCGAGGTCGAGTCCGTGCGCACGGGAGAGCAGGTCGAGAAGGTGCTCTTCCGCACGCGCTCGGGTGCGCGGGTGGAGACCGTTCTGTCTCGCTACCGCGCCGGCTGGGCCTCGGTCTGTGTGTCCACCCAGGCGGGCTGTGGTCTGGCGTGTTCGTTCTGTGCCACGGGGGCGCTGGGGCTCGAGCGCAACCTGAGCGCCGACGAGATTTGCGCTCAGGTCGTGCACCAACGGTGGAGCTCGGGGCCTGGGGGGGCTCCGAAGAGCGTCGCGTTCATGGGGATGGGTGAGGCGCTCGCCAATCCGAACGTGCTCACCGCGCTGAGCGTGCTCACGTCGCCGGGATTGGGCGGACTGTCACCGCGTCGAATCACCGTCTCGACGGTGGGCCTCGCGCCGGCGCTCCAGGCGCTCACCGAGGCGCACCCGCAGGTCACCCTGACGCTCTCGGTGCACTCCGCGTTCCCCGAGCAGCGCGCGCAGCTCATCCCGCTCGAGCGTCGCTACTCCCTGGAGGAGAACCTCGCCATCCTGGACCGACACGTGGTGCGCGCGCGGCGGAAGACCTATCTGGCGTACCTCCTGATTGAGGGTGTCAATGACTCCGAGGACCACCTCGTCGCGCTCGGGCGGCTGGTGCAACGCAGGACCCGGCCCGAGCTCTTTCACGTCAGCGTCATCCGCTACAACGCGGCCTTCGGGGCGGACCCGTCGTTCCGGGCCCCGGTGTCGTCGAAGGTCGACGACTTCGTGGCGGGGCTGCACCGCCTGGGCGTCTCGGCGACGCGACGACAGCAGTTCGGGGCGGACATCGATGCGGCGTGCGGACAGTTGCGTGCCGAGTCGATGGCACGCCTTGGCCGCCGCCGCCCCACGGGCGACCCGCTGGGATGA
- a CDS encoding DUF4082 domain-containing protein — protein MRFRGLAAVLSLILSACSSGPVDAPASQESLAGEHQSLEPGEVSLFLDSARPTIAMDSDTAAVELGMKFRVTAPGTVRGVRFFKGGAQNVGPHRVSLWSRTGTKLAEATSTSETTTGWQTVRLASPVTVTVGTTYVVSYYASAGRYGATVGGFNAGKSRGPIQGLASGVDGVNGVYRYGGGFPTQGYQNTDYAVDVVFLPDTTEPTPDTQAPTAPSGLVASVVSASAINLSWGASTDNVGVVAYDVFRGGVQLASTSSRTYSDTGLTAATAYSYLVKARDAAGNVSANSNTVTATTQSAPPSGGFPNASTTGVPAGTQLTPYTGPCTITVANTVIDAKTVNCDLNIRAAGVIIRNSKINGSVATDENSTGFSFTLTDSHVDAGDRYATGVGAVNFTAIRVHVEGGNRSMHCWHDCEIRDSYVHGQMTDETGMAHESGIRMGRNVTLRHNTIICDAPNIPPDAGCSAALTGYGDFAPVENNLVENNYFPGTTGGFCAYGGSSRGKPYSDATNNIRFIGNVFGRGESGRCGWYGAITSFDTSEPGNVWSNNTWEDGTVLPPSN, from the coding sequence ATGCGATTCCGTGGTCTTGCAGCAGTCCTTTCCCTCATCCTGTCCGCTTGTTCCTCGGGCCCCGTGGACGCGCCCGCGAGCCAGGAGTCGCTCGCCGGTGAGCACCAGTCCCTGGAGCCGGGCGAGGTTTCGCTGTTCCTGGATTCGGCCCGTCCCACCATCGCGATGGACAGCGATACCGCGGCGGTGGAGCTGGGGATGAAGTTCCGCGTGACGGCCCCTGGCACCGTGCGGGGCGTGCGCTTCTTCAAGGGTGGGGCGCAGAACGTCGGTCCCCACCGCGTGAGCCTGTGGAGCCGGACGGGCACGAAGCTCGCGGAGGCGACGTCCACGAGCGAGACGACGACGGGGTGGCAGACGGTGCGTCTGGCGTCCCCCGTCACCGTCACCGTGGGGACCACCTATGTCGTGTCGTACTACGCGTCCGCCGGGCGGTATGGCGCCACCGTGGGCGGCTTCAACGCGGGCAAGTCGCGCGGCCCCATCCAGGGGCTCGCCTCGGGCGTGGACGGGGTCAACGGCGTCTATCGCTACGGGGGCGGCTTCCCGACGCAGGGCTATCAGAACACCGACTACGCGGTGGACGTGGTCTTCCTCCCGGACACCACGGAGCCCACGCCGGACACGCAGGCGCCGACGGCTCCCTCCGGGCTCGTCGCTTCCGTGGTGTCCGCGAGCGCCATCAACCTGAGCTGGGGCGCCTCCACGGACAATGTCGGTGTCGTGGCCTACGACGTCTTCCGGGGGGGCGTGCAGCTCGCCTCCACGTCGAGCCGCACCTATTCGGACACGGGCCTCACGGCGGCCACGGCCTACAGCTACCTGGTGAAGGCGCGTGATGCGGCGGGCAATGTCAGCGCGAACTCGAACACCGTCACCGCGACGACCCAGTCGGCCCCTCCGTCCGGCGGCTTCCCGAACGCGAGCACGACGGGGGTGCCGGCGGGGACGCAGCTGACGCCCTACACGGGGCCCTGCACCATCACCGTGGCCAACACGGTCATCGACGCGAAGACGGTGAACTGTGACCTCAACATCCGCGCGGCGGGCGTCATCATCCGCAACTCGAAGATCAACGGCAGCGTCGCCACGGACGAGAACTCCACGGGCTTCTCCTTCACCCTCACCGACTCCCACGTCGACGCGGGTGACCGGTACGCCACGGGCGTGGGCGCCGTGAACTTCACCGCCATCCGCGTGCACGTCGAGGGCGGCAATCGCTCCATGCACTGCTGGCACGACTGCGAGATTCGCGACTCCTACGTCCATGGCCAGATGACGGACGAGACGGGGATGGCGCACGAGTCCGGCATCCGGATGGGCCGCAACGTCACGCTCCGGCACAACACCATCATCTGCGACGCGCCGAACATCCCGCCCGACGCGGGGTGCTCGGCGGCGCTCACCGGCTATGGTGACTTCGCGCCGGTGGAGAACAACCTGGTGGAGAACAACTACTTCCCGGGCACGACGGGCGGCTTCTGCGCCTACGGCGGCTCGTCCAGGGGCAAGCCGTACTCGGACGCGACGAACAACATCCGCTTCATCGGCAACGTTTTCGGTCGCGGTGAGAGCGGGCGCTGTGGCTGGTACGGCGCCATCACCAGCTTCGACACCTCGGAGCCGGGGAACGTCTGGTCCAACAACACGTGGGAGGACGGCACCGTCCTCCCGCCGTCGAACTAG
- a CDS encoding caspase family protein, translating into MSRLAWLVVLLFAASARAQLPERRFALVVGGNVGAAGHARLRFAEADASRFADTLKELGGFQGEDVRVLHQPTRARLLVEARALEQRIAEAASRSSRRSLLLLYWSGHATEKGLELGSETFTFAELKKLLGASRAHVRLAFVDACKSGGLVSPKGAKAVPGGFALDVTSDESPDGTAILASSGPGENALESAELRGSFFTHHLTAGLRGAADADSDSRITLQEAYRYAYAKTVSHTAEVSGVAQRPTYALDLKGKGEIVLAELRHADARLVFAPGTRADRRWLVVRDEGLGEVLELREDPVKPQRLALRAGSYRLIRTTADDVWTGAFALTRGEERTATTVTLTPRPFAERGTKGGEAIGRELELFASVGLNTPLLRGMGLAPALLLGGDVTMGTSQTLRIRARYQAGRGQDAGLPYALRSMGGDVAWLWRLPVRGLEAGGRLGADAVRQSVASTSEGTTLRGRAGVVLSHSLSLGGRFSWVSEAEAQLASFRLNGRGVLRPAFEAVTGLGFRL; encoded by the coding sequence ATGAGCCGGCTGGCATGGCTGGTCGTACTGCTCTTCGCGGCGTCCGCGCGGGCCCAGCTGCCCGAGCGCAGGTTCGCGCTCGTGGTCGGCGGCAACGTGGGCGCGGCGGGCCATGCGCGGCTGCGCTTCGCGGAGGCGGATGCGTCACGCTTCGCGGACACGCTGAAGGAGCTCGGGGGCTTCCAGGGCGAGGACGTGCGCGTGCTCCATCAGCCCACCCGCGCGCGGCTGCTCGTGGAGGCGCGCGCGCTCGAACAGCGCATCGCCGAGGCGGCGAGTCGTTCCTCGCGACGAAGCCTCCTGCTGCTCTACTGGTCCGGACATGCCACGGAGAAGGGCCTGGAGCTGGGGAGCGAGACCTTCACCTTCGCGGAGCTGAAGAAGCTGCTCGGCGCCTCGCGGGCGCACGTGCGGCTGGCTTTCGTGGATGCATGCAAGTCCGGAGGCCTCGTCAGCCCGAAGGGGGCGAAGGCCGTGCCCGGCGGCTTCGCGCTCGACGTCACCAGCGATGAGTCCCCGGATGGGACCGCCATCCTCGCGTCCTCGGGGCCTGGTGAGAACGCGCTGGAGAGCGCGGAGCTGCGGGGGAGCTTCTTCACGCACCACCTGACGGCCGGGCTTCGCGGCGCGGCGGACGCGGACTCGGACAGCCGCATCACCCTCCAGGAGGCGTATCGCTATGCGTATGCGAAGACGGTCTCCCACACGGCCGAGGTCTCCGGCGTCGCCCAGCGTCCGACGTACGCCCTGGACCTGAAGGGCAAGGGAGAAATCGTGCTCGCCGAGCTGCGCCACGCGGACGCGCGGCTCGTCTTCGCCCCGGGGACACGGGCCGACAGGCGCTGGCTCGTCGTGCGCGACGAGGGGCTCGGCGAGGTGCTGGAGCTCCGCGAGGACCCGGTGAAGCCACAGCGGCTCGCGCTGCGTGCCGGGAGCTACCGGCTCATCCGGACGACGGCGGACGATGTCTGGACCGGCGCCTTCGCGCTCACGCGCGGAGAGGAGCGCACGGCGACGACCGTCACGCTGACACCGCGTCCGTTCGCGGAGCGCGGGACGAAGGGAGGCGAGGCCATTGGCCGGGAGCTGGAGCTCTTCGCCTCGGTGGGACTCAACACGCCGCTGCTGCGAGGCATGGGGCTCGCCCCCGCGCTGCTGCTGGGGGGCGACGTCACGATGGGCACCTCCCAGACGCTGCGCATCCGGGCGCGGTACCAGGCTGGGCGCGGCCAGGATGCCGGGCTGCCGTATGCGCTCCGGAGCATGGGTGGGGATGTCGCGTGGCTCTGGCGGCTTCCCGTCCGGGGACTCGAGGCCGGCGGCAGGCTGGGCGCGGACGCGGTCCGCCAGTCGGTAGCGAGCACGTCGGAGGGGACGACGCTCCGGGGGCGCGCGGGAGTGGTGCTCTCCCACTCGCTGTCGCTCGGGGGGCGGTTCTCCTGGGTCTCGGAGGCGGAGGCGCAGCTCGCCTCGTTCCGGCTGAATGGCCGCGGAGTCTTGCGACCCGCGTTCGAGGCCGTCACCGGTCTGGGCTTCCGACTCTGA
- a CDS encoding RNA polymerase sigma factor — translation MRDGDALEEVCRRLGPAIYRRCLKILRNPDEASDACQKVYMQLVRHRARLPPEPEQLRWVYVIATRVCFAQLRDDAWETASGAELNHDAPAPTDSFTEVADRQLAREALSRATEHERMVAWLVLVDGHSQEEAAELLGLSRKTIGKRIQLFLANARRGVFE, via the coding sequence ATGCGCGACGGTGATGCCCTCGAAGAGGTCTGCCGCAGACTCGGACCGGCCATCTACCGCCGTTGCCTGAAGATTCTGCGCAACCCGGACGAGGCCTCGGACGCCTGCCAGAAGGTCTACATGCAGCTGGTGCGTCATCGCGCCCGGCTGCCTCCGGAGCCCGAGCAGCTGCGCTGGGTCTACGTCATCGCGACGCGGGTGTGCTTCGCCCAGCTTCGCGACGATGCCTGGGAGACGGCGAGCGGCGCGGAGCTGAACCACGACGCGCCAGCGCCCACCGACAGCTTCACGGAGGTGGCCGACCGGCAGCTGGCGCGCGAGGCGCTCTCCCGCGCCACGGAGCACGAGCGCATGGTCGCGTGGCTCGTGCTCGTCGACGGCCACTCCCAGGAGGAGGCCGCGGAGCTGCTCGGCCTCTCACGCAAGACCATCGGCAAGCGCATCCAACTCTTCCTGGCGAACGCCCGCCGAGGGGTCTTCGAATGA
- a CDS encoding ATP-binding protein, which translates to MSWRIILVFCFLSLSSPRAVAQPPRPGGKSVLLLIPEDTALPAMATLVASLRSSLWESQGGPVTLDVESLDLGWARGATYPQALHTWYLTKYRERRPDALIAFRSDAIQQALQLRQALWPDIPLVVLSEDERLWEQQPRPERVAGLWLRYDMRATAELALRLLPRTRRLALVNGASPWERAQQALFLRELRPLLERRGLELIDLSNLALSELLERAGELPEDTLVLTASFMTDASGRPLVGREIARMFLSASNRPAFALHETVLGLGVVGGALVSYEAVGRQLGLLTCRVLSGAREEFLAPLKPAAVDTLTLDARALLRWDIPRERVPDGVRLAFDEPTLWERSRWWVLGALTVIGLQALVAGGLVVERRRRMRAQAELVERQRLEKLAELEARRTLDQLAHMSRVAALGELAASLAHELNQPLAAILSNAQAARRLLSATPAELEELSEALGDIVSDGKRAGEVIHRMRVLIKRGEPRQELHSLNDLVREVARLLVNDMRLRGADLHLSLAPSLPMIQGDGIQLQQVVLNLLINALDAMAELPAGQRHVRVDTVASVPGQVELRVQDSGGGIEPTRLARVFEPFFSTKEHGLGMGLSISRSIVEAHGGRLQAESPPGQGALLRCVLPAAHLESSP; encoded by the coding sequence ATGTCCTGGCGTATCATCCTCGTCTTCTGTTTCTTGTCGCTGTCATCGCCCCGAGCGGTGGCCCAGCCGCCGCGTCCGGGTGGGAAGTCCGTGCTCCTGCTCATCCCCGAGGACACGGCGCTGCCCGCCATGGCGACGCTCGTCGCGAGCCTCCGTTCCTCCTTGTGGGAGTCGCAGGGGGGACCCGTCACGCTGGATGTCGAGAGCCTGGACCTGGGCTGGGCCCGCGGCGCCACCTATCCGCAAGCCCTCCACACCTGGTACCTGACCAAGTACCGGGAGCGTCGGCCGGATGCGCTCATCGCCTTCCGCTCGGACGCCATCCAGCAGGCCCTGCAACTGCGCCAGGCGCTGTGGCCGGACATCCCGCTGGTGGTCCTCTCCGAGGATGAGCGGCTCTGGGAGCAGCAGCCCCGCCCCGAGCGCGTGGCGGGCCTCTGGCTGCGTTATGACATGCGCGCCACCGCGGAGCTGGCCCTGCGCCTGTTGCCCCGTACGCGCAGGCTGGCGCTCGTCAATGGCGCCAGCCCCTGGGAGCGCGCGCAGCAGGCGCTGTTCCTGCGGGAGCTGCGGCCGCTGCTCGAGCGGCGGGGGCTGGAGCTCATCGACCTGAGCAACCTCGCGCTGTCCGAGCTGCTCGAGCGCGCGGGGGAGCTGCCGGAGGACACGCTGGTCCTCACCGCCAGCTTCATGACGGACGCCAGCGGCAGGCCCTTGGTGGGACGTGAGATCGCGCGCATGTTCCTCTCCGCGAGCAACCGTCCCGCCTTCGCCCTCCATGAGACCGTCCTGGGGCTGGGCGTCGTCGGCGGAGCGCTCGTCAGCTACGAGGCCGTGGGCCGACAGCTGGGGCTGCTCACCTGCCGCGTGCTGAGCGGCGCGCGGGAGGAGTTCCTCGCGCCCCTGAAGCCCGCCGCCGTGGACACGCTGACGCTCGATGCCCGCGCGCTCCTGCGCTGGGACATCCCCCGTGAGCGGGTGCCCGATGGGGTGCGGCTCGCCTTCGACGAGCCCACGCTCTGGGAGCGCTCCCGCTGGTGGGTCCTGGGCGCGCTGACGGTCATCGGCCTGCAGGCGCTGGTGGCCGGAGGGCTCGTGGTGGAGCGCCGCAGACGCATGCGGGCCCAGGCCGAGCTCGTCGAGCGCCAGCGCCTGGAGAAGCTCGCGGAGCTGGAGGCGCGTCGGACCCTGGACCAGCTGGCCCACATGAGCCGGGTGGCCGCCCTGGGCGAGCTCGCCGCGTCGTTGGCGCATGAGCTCAACCAGCCCCTGGCCGCGATTCTCAGCAACGCGCAGGCCGCGCGTCGCCTGCTGAGCGCCACCCCCGCGGAGCTGGAGGAGCTGAGCGAGGCGCTCGGGGACATCGTCTCCGACGGCAAGCGCGCGGGTGAGGTCATCCACCGCATGCGCGTGCTCATCAAGCGAGGGGAGCCGAGGCAGGAGCTCCACTCGCTCAATGACCTGGTGCGCGAGGTGGCGCGCCTGCTGGTCAATGACATGCGACTGCGCGGCGCGGACCTGCACCTGTCACTGGCCCCGTCGCTCCCCATGATTCAAGGGGATGGAATCCAGCTCCAGCAGGTGGTGCTCAACTTGCTCATCAACGCCCTGGACGCCATGGCCGAGCTGCCCGCGGGCCAGCGCCACGTGCGGGTCGACACCGTCGCGTCCGTCCCGGGGCAGGTGGAGCTGCGCGTGCAGGACTCGGGGGGCGGCATCGAGCCGACCCGGCTGGCCCGCGTCTTCGAGCCCTTCTTCTCCACCAAGGAGCACGGGCTGGGCATGGGGCTGTCCATCAGCCGCTCCATCGTCGAGGCGCACGGCGGACGCCTGCAGGCGGAGAGCCCTCCTGGACAGGGGGCTCTGTTACGGTGCGTGCTTCCCGCGGCCCACCTGGAGTCCTCGCCATGA
- a CDS encoding response regulator transcription factor → MTQAPATIFLVDDDASVLRGLGRLLRAAGHDTRPFASPAEFLAQVSGDTPGCAVLDLRMPGLNGLELQQAMESRGCHLPVIFISGHGDVPASVRAMKAGAVDFLLKPFDEEQLLGAITQALLKDAAARADRAQTASLRARHEALTSREREVCALVAQGLTNKEIAQRLGTTEKTIKVHRARVIQKLEVDSVAELVRFVDRLGPGGGPHGA, encoded by the coding sequence ATGACACAAGCTCCCGCCACCATCTTCCTCGTGGACGACGATGCGTCCGTGCTGCGGGGATTGGGGCGGCTGCTGCGGGCCGCCGGGCATGACACGAGGCCCTTCGCCTCGCCCGCGGAGTTCCTCGCGCAGGTGTCCGGTGACACGCCGGGCTGCGCCGTGCTGGACCTGCGGATGCCGGGGCTGAACGGGCTGGAGTTGCAGCAGGCCATGGAGTCCAGGGGCTGCCATCTGCCCGTCATCTTCATCTCCGGGCACGGGGATGTTCCGGCGAGCGTGCGGGCGATGAAGGCCGGCGCGGTGGACTTCCTCCTCAAGCCCTTCGACGAAGAGCAGCTGCTGGGCGCCATCACCCAGGCCCTGCTCAAGGACGCGGCGGCCCGCGCCGACCGCGCGCAGACGGCCTCGCTGCGGGCGCGTCATGAGGCCCTCACGTCGCGCGAGCGCGAGGTCTGCGCGCTGGTGGCCCAGGGGCTGACCAACAAGGAGATCGCCCAGCGGTTGGGCACCACCGAGAAGACCATCAAGGTGCACCGCGCCCGGGTCATCCAGAAGCTGGAGGTGGATTCGGTGGCGGAGCTGGTGCGGTTCGTGGACCGGCTGGGCCCGGGCGGAGGGCCCCACGGGGCATAG